DNA from Clarias gariepinus isolate MV-2021 ecotype Netherlands chromosome 8, CGAR_prim_01v2, whole genome shotgun sequence:
attaatactTAAAAGATGTAAAACCATAAAGTTGCTTACGTCTTAATAGTGACCAGGAAATTGTGCGAAATCTGATTTAATCTTAATCAAAAGCATTAAATCATCAAgatgttttccattttcttttttctttccagttttaaattgaaagaacaaaaaagtaaataaatcccAGGTTTTCAAAGTGGCCTCGGCTCAGACTTTTGGACCCAACTTTATGTAAATTTAccacagtaataaggctgtacCTAAAAGTCAATTTAGCCTTAAGGGAGAAAACCATTAGATTGTTTATTCTTCATCTGGACAGCATATAAAAGGTAGAAAAGTAAAGCTAAAATGTCTTTAACGCCACCTAGTGGTTGTCCGTAGTACAAatttcaataaacacacacaatcttgCATTAAATAACATCTTATTTTGCATTTCAgtcaacattaaaatatttctgtttcttttgatCACAGGTACAGGGCTGTTGCATCGTGGAGTCGTGTTCAGGGAGTCGGCATTCCTTTACTCACCGCTGTTGAAATTGTGGTCATCTGGGTGCTGTCGATCATCCTGGCCGTGCCCGAGGCTATAGGGTTTACCGTGGTGTCCTTCTCGTACCACAACATGACGTTCCGTACCTGCATGCTCCAACATTCTAACCTGAGCGGCTTCATGCAGGTAGAAAATTCATTACAGAAATACATTAATGCAATAAAAACAAGGTGGTGTTTAGGACAGTAAAACAAATATCACGTCTAGCTTACTACTAGTGCTGTCCGGCTAACTAACAGTCTGCACTGCATTTCTTGCTTACACGGAGCATGTAATTAGACATTAAGCTACACAACTGTTACATTGATCATAAGCCATGAGGATcataaagaatatatattttttaaaccagctAAAGctgaataataaaaactattattacagtatgtagtagtatgtacagtagaatttctttaaaactctttttaaagaaaaaaaaatgactttttttcttaaaacaaatttttaccACTAGGACTagtcataattttttattagtaatatATTTTCTAATATGTCATATTGCAAGTCCAGATAAAACTAGCCTTAAAATCAGAAAATTTTGCTATGTagattttaatctttaaaaaaatccgCCTAATTCGTCTCACCATAACTAGCACCAGCATCATGAATTAAATGTgaattaataaagtaaatagaactctctaaaaaaaaaaaaagtttaagtagCACCAGTTAAACTTTCTACATGAAAAACTTAGGTTTATTCACAATcctaatatattttaaactagACTAAAGCTGTAGAATTTGTAGAATTAAACCTAGTCCTATGTAGAATTTTTTgttccattttattttgaacataATGTCATTATTACTAATAGTGAAAAAATAAAGTCTCTCTTAAAGCCTATATTAAgagtaattttttaaacatatttaaaactacttttttttacttaaagctAATACTATGTAGAATTTCTTTAAAACCTTGTTTATTATCTTATTGTTTTAAACCTATTTTGAACTcacttttaatctttttttagtttaatattttatagtatacttttatttcacttttgtccCTTTAACAGCCACCAGGAACATGTCACTGTAACACATGTTAATCATTGCAATTTCGAAAGAATCACCATGAGTGTTTTTGACATCATACCTTCACAAGGagctgcttttaattttttaaatatagttttaaaatcagaGTGAAAAAAGTATTGACATTGCCAGGACTACTTTTCATTCATCACGTACATACAGAGCTAAAATAtcaaatgttataaaaaattaaaatataacttttttttcgaCTTTCCACTcttgattttttatatataaggtataagaaaaataaatacattcaacatttttattttgttaaatatttaatatccaACCACTTGGACTAGTTCAAATatgtaaagttttaaatatataaatatgtaaagtgaaaccaaaaactactagTCCATTGTGTTCAATAAGTCCATCTAACCAGAAGGTAGACGTCTGTACGTGCTAATCCAAAGGGCAAAAGAAATTGATAAAATTCTGTTTAAAGTATTAGgaattaacataaaatattttttgtacaacaaTTTAATAACTGCTATGTTGTACTGTCTGATCATCAGAACAAAAGtctttacttgtttgtttgtgaaaAACAATATGAGTTAACAAAGGAGTTACGCAGAGAAtccccatcaaagatctttTTCCAGAGTTTGTTAGAGAACACTCTGTCTCAAAGCTTTGATGAACTTAACAACGTTTGATAAATAGAATAAAGATGGccttaaaagtaaaacaagaaagagacaaagaagaTCCGGGAGGAAGCACAGAGCTGGGCTTTCTCGCTCACAGATCTGGAGAAGTTAATCGGTGACAGACGTTAGCAGTCTGCAATTGGAAACGGAAAGCTGAGCCATATGTGTGGAGCAGGAACCGTCTTTGTTTTGCGTAATATCGACTCTAAAACTTTGAGTCATCATATGTTTGTCGTCTTCCTGTGCGGGTCATGATCTTCATATCTTCTTCCATGGTTTTGATTGAGTTGTCCTGATAACTTTGCACAGAGCGctgcatattaaaaatatttaagacaTGATATTTCAGCTCGAAGAAACCTAAACCAGATGTAGAACTTTAATGTAAAACTTGCAgtctttgtattttatgtttttaatcatttgtgCATGAAATCTTTCCTGTCTTTAGATGTATGTAAAAGCAAAGGACTGGTGGCTGTTTGGATTTTACTTTTGCGTGCCACTGGCCTGCACCGCAGTTTTTTACACCCTCATGACCTTCAAGATGCTCAGCCACAGGAACGGAGCTCTCAGGATTGCTCTAAGTGACCATCTCAAACAGGTAAACTATGCTAATTGTTAAGCACTGTTTATGTGCTTCAGGGTTCCCATTTGTGGACCTTGTAACagactggcatcccatccagggtgtatcccagtGCCTTGCCCATTGCTCCTGGATCCCTGAAACCTTGACGTGTTTTTGGAATATCTCAGCGACGTTATGTGTGAATGTTTTCATGGACCAAACTGAACTAAAAGTTCTGCCCAGGTGTCTTGCTGCATATTAATAATGCCACCCAGATCATGTATTCTTAgagcaacaatttttttgtttagcatTTTGAAGCCtttattagcattagcattagcatttatGAAAATTGAAATTCAGAAGGAGATTGAAAAAACGATAAAATGGCACCCCTATAGTGAAAGCATGCTAGCGTTATATTTAGCGCCTGATCGCAAGATTTTACATTCGTGCGTCCTCTCCAGTGGTGGCAATCCTGGCTTGAGAAACTCaaagtcctgccacatatttgttccatctgttaactaaaccagctgattctAATTTGCACAGCTCTTCACCCAGGCTCGAATTAATTCATTTGTGCTGCTTTAGATTTTGGATTTTCGTCTAAAGTTGGGGTTGTCCTCCTCTGGTCTTTACAAACTCAGGAGTTCACAGGACATGAACAATTGATAACAGAGGTCCAATACACACCAAAGAGTCTGTTTTCATTAACAGTCTTGGAatgctggctttttttttctgttgtgcaGAGGCGAGAGGTGGCCAAGGCCGTTTTCTGTCTGGTCTTGATCTTTGCGCTCTGTTGGATCCCCCTGCACATCAGCAGaatcctgaagaaaatgttgCCCGATTCTCATGATGAAAACCGCTGTGATTTGTACAGGTAAGTGATGATACATTGAGATCCTAAATATTCCTTCTTCTGTGACTTCTTGGTGCAAATTGCTGTATTTTACACCAGGTGATAAGTTTGAGATGCCTGGAAACAAGTGGATCACATTGTTGAGTAAATCAGTGTTTCTTCGCCCAGGTGTTAAGCAGATTGTATCTACAGTAGGAAGACCTTTAGCTTGGatgttataataagaaatagaTCAACATTGACATTCTAGAAAGTGTTTATTTCAAAAGTTGGTGATAACTGATTAATGAAATCCCACTTTTTAGCTTCCTCTTGGTCCTGGACTATCTCGCCATAAACCTGGCCACCGTCAACTCCTGCATCAATCCCATCGTCCTTTATTTTGTCAGCAAGAAGTTCAAGAATTGTTTTAAGGTGGGTTTCTTTACACATGCTAAATGCGAGTCTCCAAGCACATGCTAAACATTACCACTGCTCCCTCTCTATGGGCCTCTGCAATCTGAAAGCTAAGGGGCCTGAAATTCttcaacagaaaaaaagcaatgaTTGATTCTTGGAATTGCCTGGACTCTTACCAGGACCGTATCCATCAAGGGCACACGTAGAGATAAGCCGAAGGGGGTTTAAGGAAAGAAGGGTAATAATGGATTTCATGTAATTAGTGTCAACAATCATATTATAGAAAATAGCCATGTCTGCCTTTAGGGATTTATCTTAATCAAAATATGCTAGTGGTGTATGATATGCCATATTTAGCTAAAATTACAAATCTGTGAGTTGAGCCTAAATCATTTTTCCTTGGTCTTATTCTTTCCACCCTTGTAGTCATGCTTGTGTTGTTGGCGCCGCTCAAAGAACCAAGTCACCAGCTTGGGGCAGATGAATGGAACAAGCGTCCAGGGCAAACAACAGGACCCCAAAAACATCCAGAACGATCGTCCCGTCCGGAAGTACAGCTACTAAGCACCCCATTGACCATTACATGAATTCATTTGACAGATGCTTTATTAAATCAGACCTAGAGTGACAGCTTGGCGGTATCTATCTGACACGTAGTTCAGAGAACCCACTTCAAACTCACAGCGCCACTTCTTGTTTAAAGAAGAATTGCAAACAGGATGAAGAACACCACGCATCATCATTCACGATGTCTGAAATTCTAAGGAAAGGATTCTGTGCCGGACACAGTGTGACCAAAGCTgcttatattatatactgtatatattttgatACACAATCAGGGCTGATGCAAAGTCCTGATCCCAGAGCAAACGTTCCCAGAATCTTCTGCAGGGACTTTTGCCGTGAGAGAAAGGGCAAGGGTGGAAGGGGGGTCAGCAGGATGCAGCTGAACGTCAAATAGGCTATAAATGAACCCAATCAGAAGCCCAAGAACACACAATGACTAGGCTACACAAATACATGCATAAGCTATGTGTACACTTTCTCAAGGGACAGGAAACTGGAGGAAGGAAGAGTTAAGTAGTGTGTTACAAATTCTGCATATGAGTGTAAATATGgactacacacaaaaaaaaaaaaaaaacatccctcttCCTTCCCATTGCTGCTTATGAGTGCTTTCTAAATTCAGATCCATTCAGATCCAGGAAGACAGATTTTACATTAATAACTTCGGATGGTCAAAACATTTTGAATAATGGTTTTTCTAACTGGATGccactttcctttttgtttggaTGTTTTTACATcttgtaaaaaacaacaacaacaacaacaaaagacagGAGACAAACAAGAAAAGTAACAGGGGCTGATTCCTTTCTAGCCAAGCCTGTAGATTGTCAAGTTATATCTCtcatctctctttatttctctgtataaccccctgatacactaatgcacttatccaagcgtttcactagagcttagacaccatcaaggtagaaagttatCTTTGTCTGAAACGCTGGTCCAGAGTTACTGGCACAACCTAAAAACTTAGTAAAAAGTATGATGACAATAATAGACACCCCGTGTTAATCATACAGTATTAACCAACTGACAAACTAACCATCTACGTAATGTCTGCATTTAGGAAATACAAAAGTACCAAAGACATTTTTATcctaattaaaagttttttttttttgtagcgtGCATTTTAAAACttcatatttaaaattcttCCCATCCATCTGTCAGTTTCGCATTTGTTGGATGAGGCTGAATGAGTATCGACTGCACACAATGTTCTGGTTCCTGCTGGTAACCAGGGAGATCAATCATTCATACATCTGTCCATAGTTTTATGAAAAACATTCTGATCTTCTGATGATCatccaagtgttttatttcaaagcTAAGACAAACACTCATGTCCGCAGTTGTTTATCTCCTGCTAATTTGCTAAACATTGCATTTTTCcaggaatttttttattttattttattttcccaaaTAGGGTCGTGAACTGGGATGTATTCTAATATATTCAGGGAGACAATTTGTCTATGTCTCCTATTTACACCTTCCTTACATATcagcttgatttaaaaaaaaaaaaaaaacagccacttTGCCCATTTTGGTTTgaatatgtgtgtatttataaaaGCCCTGTTCTTTGTACATTGCCTttcaaatctaaaaataaaataaaaaagaaagaagcatCAAGAAGTGATTAAGCACTTTCTGGCTCCATATTTTTGCAGTTGAGGAAGACCGAAAGACATTGAGATCTTTAGCGCTAATAAGTTACAAGATAAAATCACTCGCTGTTTGACAATGTATCTGTTTGCATGATACAGAaagagtgttttaaaaaatattaaatataaaataaaatcaatatagGTCTGTGCCCCAATGATACCCACAAaggatgttttcttttttttttgctacttgTGCTAATGATCCCAATCTGCACTTTATTGCCAATTAGACCAAATtgtaccagtattttaaattggaatttgaaataaatgaaagttaAATTTGTATTTACAAGATTATTACAAGATCAACCCTCTTATCAAAAGACTGTGTTAtggacaataaaaaagaaaaaatgttacgTTTTTATTGCACCGTATGCAAATCAACATATTACAACAATTATGTTCTGCATGAAACTGCATacatttttcagttttgtttataCTTACATAAACCTCTGTAAGTGTTCAGGAGGTTCTCTGTGAACACGTAACCGAAATGAGAAGGTGCTCTGAAGCTCAGTTGACTGTTGAAGAAGCACACTGTCTTGTCTACTCATTAAGTTAGAAAAACAGCGGATAATGACTTCTGACCCTCTTCAGATTTTAGAATTGGCTCTCAGAGGCTAGCCAACTTCAACAAACCCCttgtaataatgtaaaataagggagggggggagggggaacGGGGGGCATTCCTAAGTTCAGCGTGAGGGCTTGGGAACGAAGTGGCCTCGGCATTAAAGCGAAAAACAAGCAagagttctgaaaaaaaaacgtctCTACTTATAACACTGTGAATCCTCATGCTTACTTATTGCTCAGTGTACATACTTGTTGGATTTGTTTTCTATACATATGCTAAAGAATACGTGTAAGTATATGAAGATATTCGAAAATTTAGCAGCAGTTAAAGttggggaaataaaataaaccagcGTATATGGAACAGACAGGGACGGCTGGAATTTATTGGAATGTTTAAATTTGTGAAGTTTGTTTAAAGCAGGATGAGACACCAGAAaggcaatttttatttataaaaaaaaagattatttagaTTATATAGCTTTAGGTCTATGCACAACATTGTGCACACCTTTAGACTGTGCAAACCAGTGCAGGGCTAACGTATTGgatctgtatttttattttatattattaattattattattatttttgttattgtttttttttttttttttagaaataaatagtCGTGTCTCagaattaatcaataaatcatgACCCAGTGATTCGGTTCACATAAATAACTCACATTTGGTTCATTTCCAGTCAACCTTCGACCTACCCAAGGTCGTTCGAGTGCCGCTTGAGGATTCACCCCACACTGTGACCcagaattaaatataaatatactgtataactgacTCATTAAACTGctattcaaatatatttttgttcactattGTCTTGATATCTGCATGTCTCTGTAGCTTTTTGTgttttagggtttttttattgtacagtatgtttttttgttgttgttggtattaaaataaaataaaattttaaaataaaagtcttatAGAATATAAAGCGTTTGTGTTGTCTGTcttaaaaaaagtcacatttgCACATGGTTTTTAGACACATCTTTATTATGTATatgaaacatactgtaattatgtAGTGCATGTAGTATTTTTCAATATAATATTTAGAAACAGTTCATGTTTTTTATCGTATATTGTagatatatctatataaataaagaaaggttttgtctgtatattggtcagaactcactcacacaatgatatcttttacattttatacatggGAGGACACGAAACCAGTCTCCGAAAAAtcgctgtctgtctgtatatctgtatgtccGTCCAGCtgtttttgtcacagcatcacgcaaaactggttAGACAGAATTTAGTGAAAAACTTTGCCtcaaatgaatcaaaatgattagactGATTTAACTGTTTCTAAAAACTTTTTAGTCAACAAAAGGTACTAAAGCtagtaaagtactgtatatagtaatatactgtagtagcaATATAGTACAGTAACAATATAGTAATATTTTTCTACACATGATTTTCTCACATGTAATGTTTTACACATCGATTTTatggttttattgtttatatactCGCATACAGATTTAATTAGATTCAATTAGAAGATGAATCATCTCAAGatgagtttctttttttaaaacaaacaaccaaaaacaaccgtaaaagcatgtgattgtgtgtatctgtgctatttcttagCATCAGGCagttaaaattaagtaaaattaacaGATTAATGGACATTTGCATTTTGCACACCCTGGAACTTTTTGAATTTTTGaattttattgtacaaaaaagTTATTGTACATATTTTTACTTCTTCACATATTGTAAAGTTTTACAGCTAAAAGTTTTTTACCATATGTTTCTatattttctcttattttatactttatattctttatttgctaaaaaaaactctctctatttaaaatttttacagtggtgtgaaaaactatcctgatttcttattcttttgcatgtttgtcacacataatgtttctgatcatcaaacacatttaactattggtcaaaaataacacaagtaaacacaaaatgcagtttttaaatgatggtttttattatttagggagaaaaaaaatcctaacctacatggccctgtgtgaaaaagtaattgccccctgaacctaataactggttgggccacccttagcagcaataactgcaatcaagcgtttgcgttAACTTGccacgagtcttttacagcgctctggaggaattttggcccactcatctttgcagaattgttgtaattcagctttatttgagggttttctagcatgaaccgccttttttaggtcatgccacaacatctcaacagaattcaggtcaggactttgactaggccactccaaagtcttcattttgttttccttcagccattcagaggtggatttgctggtgtgttatgggtcattgtcctgctgcagcacccaagatcgctttagcttgagttgacgaacagatggccggacattctccttcaggatttttttggtagacagtagaattcatggttccatctatcacagcaagccttccaggtcctgaagcagcaaaacaaccccagaccatcacactaccaccaccatattttactgttggtatgatgttctttttctgaaatgctgtgttacttttacgccagatgtaacgggacacacaacttccaaaaagttcaacttttgtctcgtcggtccacaaggtattttcccaaaagtcttggcaatcattgagacgttttttagcaaaattgagatgagccttaatgttctttttgcttaaaagtggtttgcgccttggaaatctgccatgcaggccgtttttgcccagtctctttcttatggtggagtcgtgaacactgaccttaattgaggcaagtgaggcctgcagttttttagatgttgtcctggggtcttttgtggcctctcggatgagttgtctctgcgctgttggggtaattttggtcggccggccactcctgggaaggttcaccactgttccatgtttttgccatttgtggataatggctctcactgtggttcgctggagtcccaaagctttagaaatggctttattacctttaccagactgatagatctcaattacttttgttctcatttgttcctgaatttcttcggatcttggcatgatgtctagcttttgaggtgcttttggtctacttctctgtgtcaggtagctcctatttaagtgatttcttgattgaaacaggtgtggcagtaatcaggcctgggagtgactacagaaattgaactcaggtgtgataaaccacagttaagttattttttaacaaggggggcaatcactttttcacacagggccatgtagatttggagttttttttctcccttaataacgtaaaccttcatttaaaaactgcattttgtgttcaattatgttatctttgactaatagttaaatgtgtttgatgatcagaaacattttg
Protein-coding regions in this window:
- the ednraa gene encoding endothelin receptor type Aa, producing the protein MVSLTLCVFLLSVIMGSSGLTQANITDEVASTLFPISTINPMRPFSQAEKNPDFQNSSGNYHNKSLPHCRERTSIADTFKVVNTFISCVVFVVGMVGNATVLRIIYQHKCMRNGPNALIASLALGDLIYIIIDIPITVYKLLMGRWPLDHTFFGLFLCKLVPFVQKASVGITVLNLCALSVDRYRAVASWSRVQGVGIPLLTAVEIVVIWVLSIILAVPEAIGFTVVSFSYHNMTFRTCMLQHSNLSGFMQMYVKAKDWWLFGFYFCVPLACTAVFYTLMTFKMLSHRNGALRIALSDHLKQRREVAKAVFCLVLIFALCWIPLHISRILKKMLPDSHDENRCDLYSFLLVLDYLAINLATVNSCINPIVLYFVSKKFKNCFKSCLCCWRRSKNQVTSLGQMNGTSVQGKQQDPKNIQNDRPVRKYSY